Part of the candidate division KSB1 bacterium genome is shown below.
GTTGGCCGGGGAGTAGAGGCTACCGCCCCAGCTCTTGTAGTGGGGTAGAGTGGCGGATAGTTCGAGACGCGTCTCCCAAGCGTCTTTGCCCTCTTTGGTGACCATATTGACTACGCCGGACTGCACATTGCCGTACTCCGCGCTGAACCCAGAGGTGTAGACCTCCACTTGTTCAAGGCCAATCACCATGGGCTGAAAAGCCCGTTCGTTGTTCAGGGGATTCACGATGGTGCCGCCGTTGATCAGGTAGAGGGATTCTCCGATGCGCCCCCCTCGGAAGTGGTCGTCGATCACGTCGGCCTGCAGATCCAGGATATCCGTGATGTCTGCGACCCCTGCCACACTCATCACTTCGTCGACCTGGTAGGTCTGCCGAGTTGCGGTGAGGTCAGCCTCGACTTTCGTCGGCCGGTAGGCGGTCACCACGAGTTCCCGGCCTACGATGGCCTGAGGCTGGAGCTGGAAGTCTAAGCGCGTGGTCCTATCGATAATCACCTGGACCCTTTGGCGCCTCTCCTTCGCGTAGCCGATGAAGGAAGCCTCGACGGTGTAAGTGCCCGGAGGTACGTTCAAGATGACGTAGTGGCCGTTCTCATCTGTAGCGGCTCCGAGAGGCCATTGCATCGGACGCTCCTCCTCTCCGGACCAGTAGGCGACCACCACGACGTTGGCGCCCGGAAGGGGCTCGCCTTTCTCCCGGTCCACTACCCGCCCTGCGATTTTACCTGTCTCCGCCGCTTGCAGACGGGCAGCAAGGACGATTAAGGTCATTCCCAGGCTGAGGATTCGAACGTACATCGATTGCCTGCGCAGTGCCATCTCCGCCTACCTCCCTGACTTCGTCGCCTCCTCCCGGCACGAGGCAGGGGCGACAAGGTTCTCGAGGATGATTCGCCTGCCCAACGAACGATTCAGATCCCTTTACCTCTCCGCGATTAGCCCGAACAGCTCAGGAAGCCAGAGGCTGAGCTGAGGTATGTATGTCACGAGGAGCAGGCTGAGTAGCATTGCCGCGTAGAAGGGCAACAACGGCCGAATCGCTTCCACGAGGCTCAAGCGCGCCACCCCGCAACCCACAAACAGCACGGCTCCTACCGGCGGCGTACAAATGCCGATGCATAAGTTGAGCACCATCATGATCCCAAAGTGAATGGGCGACATGCCGATCCGCAGGGCTACGGGAAGGAAGACAGGGGTGAAGATCAGCACAGCCGGTGTGGCGTCCATGAAGGTCCCAACCACGAGGAGGATCAGGTTCATCAACGCCCGGAGGGTCACACGGCTGTCGGTCAAGTTGAGGATGGCCGCCGTTACCGTTTGCGGCACATTTCTGTACGCAAGCACCCAGGATAGAGCCATCGATGTCCCAATCACCAATAGGACGACAGCGCTTGAGGTCGCAGTGTCCGTTAGAATTTTCGGTAGATCGCGCGGCTTCACCTCGCGGTAGACCAGGATTGCCAACAGCGCCGAGTAGAGAACGGCAATCGCTGCCGCTTCTGTGGCCGTGAACAGACCAGCTACCATGCCCCCCACGACTATCACCACCAAGAGCAGGCTCAGCAGGGCATCCAGCAGCTTGCGGATCGCCCACGAAAGAGCAGCTCTGGCTGTGCCCCGGTAATCCCAGCGCACAGCCAGTATCGCTGCCGTCCCCATCAGGAGAAATCCGGTGAGGATTCCTGGGATGTAGCCCGCCAGAAACAACGCCGCGACGGAGACGCCCCCGCTGGCCAGCGAGTAAACGATCAGGATATTGCTCGGAGGAATCAGGAGCCCCTTGGTGGCGGAGGTCATATTGACCGCCGCGCTGAACCCACGCTCGTAGCCTTCGCGGTCCATCTCCGGGATCATGAAAGAGCCGATAGCTGAGGTGGCGGCCACCGCTGACCCCGAAATCGCCCCAAAGAGCATACATCCGAGAATATTCACGTATACCAGCTCCCCAGGCAACGCGCCAACCACCACCCGCGCGAAATCGATCAGGCGACGCGCTATGCCACCCTGGGCCATCAGCCGTCACGGGAGGATAAAGAACGGAATGGCTACGAGGGCGAAGCTGTCCAGGCCTGTAGCTACCTTCTGCGCGACCTGAGTGACGGCTGGAAGGGGTGGCATGGTGACGGACAGGGTGCAAGCTGTAGCCACGCCGATCGCGACAGCAATCGGAACGTTGAGGAGAAGGCACAGACCGAAGACGAAGATCAGGATTAGGGTCGAGATGTCCATCCGCCGTCCTCAGGCGTTCCAAAGGGGACCGTTGCCTCCCAGGGGAATGGAGTGGCATCCAGAAGAAGACGGTCCAGCTCGCCCTACGGAACGCCGGAGCTGGCTGATGCCCGCTTTTCATCCCGCTCCCTCCCTGGTCTTCGGCTGGACTGCTTCGATCGCGGAGTGGCTACGAATCTTCGAGACCGTTTCCATTAAGTGGCAGAAGGAGTACAGAACGAAAAGGATGCCGGCAATGGGCAGCGCCAGATAGACGTAACCCATCTTCACCCTGAGGGCCGCCGAAATTTGGTTGAGACGGAGCGAAATGTAGACAAGCCTCAAGCCACCGCGGATGAGAACCGCAACGGCGAACCCGATTATGCTGAGGTGGGCCAGAACTTCGGCGGCAAGCTTGGCCCGCGTGGGAAGACGGCTGGTCAGTGCGTCCACGCCCAGGTGGGCCTTCTGCCCCAGGGCATAGGCACCGCCCAGTAAGCCAATCCAGATCAAGAGGAAAGTGGCCAGCTCCTCGGTGAACGAACTCGGCCGCCGGATCACAAATCGCGCCATCACTTGCCAGCTCACGTCGACCACGAGAATCGCCATGAGTACGGCCAAGAATCGGGGGAGCAGGAGATCAATGGTCCCGAGCGCCCGGTTCACGGTCTTTGCCCCTTTTTTCTCCCGTCACCGCGGGGCAATGCCCCGCTCACGGCGCAGCCTCGGCCACTGCCTTTTGAGCGGTGTCCTCGTCTGGATGTCGCTGTTCAAGATACGCCAGAGGATGGCTTTCTTCTGGCGCGGCTGCACTGCGAATTTCTTCGACAAGCCGGTACAAGTCGTGGTGCGAGTGTCTCAGTTCCTCGTACAGGACTTGCACCCTCTGGCGGAAAGACTCCACGTCGGGAACGATCACCTGAACACCGGCTCGACGGACGGCGGCTAGATCCTGTTCGACCGCGGTTGCCCAGAGCCTTCTTTTATAAGCCACAGATTCCTCAGCGGCCTGCTCCAGCCACCGGCGCTCAATGGGCTGGAGACGATCCCAAGTGTGCGTGCTGATCACCAGTGCGTCTGGAGGAGAAGAGTGCCCGTCGAGGATCAAATACTTACACATTTCGAAGTGGCGAGATTCATAGAAGGTGGGGATGTTGTTCTCCGCGCCGTCTACCACACCCTGTTGGAGGGCTGTGTAAAGTTCCCCGAAGGCGATCGGCGTCGCCGAACCGCCGAGGGTGTTGACCGTGCGGATCGACCAGTAGCTCTGCATCACCCGGATCTTCAGGCCGTGCAGGTCTTCCGGCCGCAGGACCGGCCGGTTGACAAGGTAAAAGTTGCGGGAGCCCGTCTCGTAGTAGCACAGCCCCCGAAGCCAATACCGTTCGCCTTCAAGAAGGAGACGTCTGCCAAGGGGCCCCACCAGTACGCGCCACTTGTGCTTCTCGTCCACGAACAGGTAGGGCAGGCTAAAGACGGCCCTCGAGGGGACAAAGTTTTCGAGTACGCTGGAGGAAACTTTGGCCAGGTCAAGGGATCTGACCTGGAGGGATTCGAGGTATTCCCGTTCTCCACCGAGTTGACCCGCTGGGAAGATGTCCAGCCGCAGGGCACCGTGCGACAAAGCTTCCAGTCTGCTCCCCAGATAAGCCATCGCCTGATGGACTGGATGCCGGGTGTCCAGCACATAGGCCAGCTTGAGGACCCGCACCGTACCGCCCTGGTTACAGCCGGCCAGGAAGAGCGATAAGAGGAGCGCACCACATTTGCGAGCTCGCGCGACCATCGCTTCCGCTCAGTCCATGAGCATCCCGCCGTTCACCTCGATTGTCTCGCCCGTAATGTAGCTGGCGTGCTCGGAAGCCAGGAAAACGACGGCTGCCGCTACCTCGTCCGGCGTCCCTTCTCGTCCCAGTGGGATTAGCTCGAGGAACCTTTGACGAACCTCCGGTGCAGTGAACTTGTCGTGATAGGGGGTCGTGATGACTCCCGGGTTAACGGCGTTCACCGTGATGCCCGTCCGGGCGAGTTCCTTGGCAAGCCCCTTGGTAAAAGCGATGACTCCTGCCTTGGCGGCCGAATAGTGGGTGGCGCCGAGGCCGCCGCCATTACGCCCCGCGATGGAGGCGATGTTGACAATGCGGCCCCAGCCCTGCTTCTTCATCGTTGGCAGGACTGCCTGGCTGCAGAGAAATACGCTTTTCAGATTGAGGGCGATCACTTCATCCCAAAGCTCTTCCCGCATGTCGGCGATCAGGCAGCGTTCCACAAGGGAGCCGGCGTTGTTCACGAGGATGTCGATTCGTCCCCCGAATCGCTCGAGCGTGGCCTGAACCAGACGATCGACCTCCTTTTTCTGGGTTACGTCGGCCCGCATCGCCTCTGCTCGGGCCCCGATCTTGTAGAGCGTCTGCACAACGTTGTAGGCTTCCTGCTCGCTGTGGCAATAGTTAACGACCACGGCCGCGCCGCATCTGCCGAGCTGCAGCGCAATGGCCCGACCGATACCCGTCGCCGCACCTGTGACAATCGCCACCCTTCCTGCCAGCTCTATCTTCACTGGCTATCTCCATCCGCCCCGAAGTCTGAGATTCTTCTTGCGGATCCGAAGTCGATCCTTGTCTTCTGGCGAAGAATCCCTTTCAGAAACAAGATGCAGTCGCCTTCGGGCGTTAATGCCGAGCGAAACGCGTCGATCTGCAGGTCACGGCCGTTGAGCCGGACGTGCGTGCACGGCGCCGACCATCCGCGAATGCGAAACACAGGGTTGAAGGCTGGCCTCTCGGGCGAAGCCAAAAGGATGACGGAGCCCTCCCATGAGTCAGATTCCCGCCTGGGGTTAGCCTGGAGCATGTACGCGCG
Proteins encoded:
- a CDS encoding TRAP transporter small permease, with protein sequence MNRALGTIDLLLPRFLAVLMAILVVDVSWQVMARFVIRRPSSFTEELATFLLIWIGLLGGAYALGQKAHLGVDALTSRLPTRAKLAAEVLAHLSIIGFAVAVLIRGGLRLVYISLRLNQISAALRVKMGYVYLALPIAGILFVLYSFCHLMETVSKIRSHSAIEAVQPKTREGAG
- a CDS encoding TRAP transporter substrate-binding protein, whose protein sequence is MVARARKCGALLLSLFLAGCNQGGTVRVLKLAYVLDTRHPVHQAMAYLGSRLEALSHGALRLDIFPAGQLGGEREYLESLQVRSLDLAKVSSSVLENFVPSRAVFSLPYLFVDEKHKWRVLVGPLGRRLLLEGERYWLRGLCYYETGSRNFYLVNRPVLRPEDLHGLKIRVMQSYWSIRTVNTLGGSATPIAFGELYTALQQGVVDGAENNIPTFYESRHFEMCKYLILDGHSSPPDALVISTHTWDRLQPIERRWLEQAAEESVAYKRRLWATAVEQDLAAVRRAGVQVIVPDVESFRQRVQVLYEELRHSHHDLYRLVEEIRSAAAPEESHPLAYLEQRHPDEDTAQKAVAEAAP
- a CDS encoding 3-oxoacyl-ACP reductase FabG, producing the protein MKIELAGRVAIVTGAATGIGRAIALQLGRCGAAVVVNYCHSEQEAYNVVQTLYKIGARAEAMRADVTQKKEVDRLVQATLERFGGRIDILVNNAGSLVERCLIADMREELWDEVIALNLKSVFLCSQAVLPTMKKQGWGRIVNIASIAGRNGGGLGATHYSAAKAGVIAFTKGLAKELARTGITVNAVNPGVITTPYHDKFTAPEVRQRFLELIPLGREGTPDEVAAAVVFLASEHASYITGETIEVNGGMLMD